From the genome of Bifidobacterium asteroides, one region includes:
- a CDS encoding carbohydrate ABC transporter permease: MSTTTGIPPAQGADEVIKDNKKTLSRRNIRIGLSFIAPALIVLSVFVFYPTIKTFFTSLTTDRINRKGIFVGLHNYVELFTNADFWTDFRNTVIYAVVYAPLVVIVALAFALLLNRKDIKGVGFFRTCLFMPYIISLTVASIAWSFLLSPSLGLIPYWGKVLFGIQHMDLLGTKSTALATIIFITVWKNFGYFMVIFLAGLQGINPDLYEAASLDGANAWQRFLHITLPGLMPTFNYVVIFGLIGSFQVFDQVFILTSGGPDRATETIVYRIYTEAFGNGKMGYASALSYVLLIMTLIIGVIQLVWNNKHEKEEIG; encoded by the coding sequence CCACTGGGATCCCACCCGCGCAGGGCGCCGACGAGGTCATCAAGGACAACAAGAAGACCCTTTCCAGGCGCAATATCCGGATCGGGCTTAGCTTCATAGCCCCGGCCCTGATCGTCCTGTCGGTCTTCGTCTTTTACCCGACCATCAAGACCTTCTTCACCTCGCTGACTACCGACCGCATCAACCGCAAGGGCATCTTCGTCGGTCTGCACAACTACGTCGAGCTTTTCACCAACGCGGACTTCTGGACCGACTTCCGCAACACGGTCATCTACGCGGTCGTCTACGCGCCGTTGGTGGTCATCGTGGCCCTGGCCTTCGCCCTGTTGCTCAACCGCAAGGACATCAAGGGGGTCGGCTTCTTCCGCACCTGCCTGTTCATGCCCTACATCATCTCGCTGACTGTGGCCTCCATCGCCTGGAGCTTCCTTCTCTCGCCATCACTGGGTCTCATACCCTACTGGGGCAAGGTGCTCTTCGGCATCCAACACATGGATCTGCTGGGAACCAAGTCCACGGCCCTGGCCACCATCATTTTCATCACCGTATGGAAGAACTTCGGCTATTTCATGGTCATTTTCCTGGCCGGCCTGCAGGGGATCAACCCGGACCTGTACGAGGCGGCCTCCCTGGATGGAGCCAACGCCTGGCAGCGCTTCCTGCACATCACCCTGCCAGGGCTGATGCCCACCTTTAACTACGTGGTCATCTTCGGACTGATCGGATCCTTCCAGGTCTTCGACCAGGTCTTCATCCTGACATCCGGAGGCCCCGACCGCGCCACGGAGACCATCGTCTACCGCATCTACACCGAGGCCTTCGGCAACGGCAAGATGGGCTATGCGTCGGCCCTGTCCTATGTCCTGCTGATCATGACGCTGATCATCGGCGTTATCCAGCTGGTCTGGAACAACAAGCATGAGAAGGAGGAAATCGGATGA
- a CDS encoding carbohydrate ABC transporter permease, with translation MSQSTPTAIEHDKLLRRAHARHMVARVLTYFLLILMTVIIIFPLLIVLITSFTPNKLTQTWPPKVIPSSFTLDNYTSLFQRMPIGKQLMNTVIFAGAVTVFSVFFDSLAAYGLSRIDFKGRGFLLGILIATMMIPGMALLIPVYKLLASMGLVNSYWGIIIPRLADVGGIFLMRQFFISLPKDLDNAARIDGAGEFRIFWQIILPNAKSSVLVVTMFNFMGNWNDLLWPLIMTSRPETRTITAGLAMLTGHGSSVTPYGVVMAGALISALPLLIIFFFIQKSFVQGIAMTGIK, from the coding sequence ATGAGCCAGTCGACTCCTACCGCAATCGAGCACGATAAGCTGCTCAGGAGGGCCCATGCCCGACACATGGTGGCCAGGGTCCTGACCTACTTCCTGCTGATCCTGATGACGGTGATCATCATCTTCCCCTTGCTGATCGTGCTGATCACCTCCTTTACGCCCAACAAGCTGACCCAGACATGGCCGCCCAAGGTGATTCCCTCCTCATTCACCCTGGACAACTACACCTCGCTCTTCCAGCGGATGCCCATCGGCAAGCAGCTGATGAACACAGTGATTTTCGCCGGTGCTGTGACGGTCTTCTCGGTCTTCTTCGACTCCCTGGCCGCCTACGGGCTCTCTAGGATCGACTTCAAGGGGCGCGGCTTCCTGCTGGGAATCCTGATCGCCACCATGATGATCCCTGGCATGGCCCTGCTGATCCCGGTTTACAAGCTGCTGGCAAGCATGGGTCTGGTCAACTCTTACTGGGGCATCATCATCCCCAGGCTGGCTGATGTGGGCGGCATCTTCCTGATGCGGCAGTTCTTTATCTCCCTGCCCAAAGATCTGGACAACGCGGCTCGCATCGATGGTGCCGGCGAGTTCCGCATCTTCTGGCAGATTATCCTGCCCAACGCCAAGTCCTCGGTGCTGGTAGTGACCATGTTCAACTTCATGGGCAACTGGAACGACCTGCTCTGGCCATTGATCATGACCAGCCGCCCGGAGACAAGGACCATCACCGCCGGTCTGGCCATGCTGACCGGCCATGGCTCCTCGGTCACGCCCTATGGCGTGGTCATGGCAGGCGCCCTGATCTCGGCACTGCCCTTGCTGATCATCTTCTTCTTCATCCAGAAGAGCTTCGTGCAGGGCATCGCCATGACCGGTATCAAGTGA
- a CDS encoding LacI family DNA-binding transcriptional regulator, producing the protein MVTLKDVADAAGVSPSTASAALRGMDIVKPLTRRKVIRQAQRLHYSTNVSARALRSGRSGIFTLIVPDLENGYYARLANSLASRLFAKNLKLIIQVSQYDKAKELRQIQELRSSMCDGLFVCSTHNSAREIQQVANGLPVLLFDDMSAQNQACYDSIETPSRDGMTAAIRHLHACGRRRIGVVGGHQGALSASHALSVTLRRNRYRQALDTMQDLGMDTSQALVTCDWSTPAGRRTAHALARQGMHYDALCCMNDALALGIIRGLAECGLRVPEDVAVTGFDGIEPGAYSVPTLTTVAVDFTEMARMAISMMLDHVGQQEGQEDSDRTPRRVIVGYHLLERESTLGIHVADTVQRDPGTQPKSI; encoded by the coding sequence GTGGTAACACTCAAGGATGTGGCGGATGCCGCAGGCGTATCCCCATCGACAGCCTCTGCGGCCCTGCGCGGCATGGACATCGTCAAACCGCTTACACGCCGCAAGGTCATCAGGCAGGCCCAGCGCCTCCATTACTCCACCAACGTATCCGCTCGTGCCCTGCGCTCGGGCCGGTCGGGCATCTTCACCCTGATCGTGCCGGACCTGGAGAACGGCTACTATGCCAGGCTGGCCAACTCCCTGGCCAGCCGGCTCTTCGCCAAAAATCTGAAGCTGATCATCCAGGTCAGCCAGTACGACAAGGCCAAGGAGCTCCGCCAGATCCAGGAGCTGCGTTCTTCCATGTGCGACGGGCTCTTCGTCTGCTCCACCCACAACAGCGCCCGGGAAATCCAGCAGGTGGCCAACGGGCTGCCGGTCCTGCTCTTCGACGATATGAGCGCGCAGAACCAAGCCTGCTACGATTCCATCGAGACTCCCAGCAGGGACGGAATGACCGCAGCCATACGCCATCTGCATGCCTGCGGGCGCCGGAGGATCGGCGTGGTGGGCGGCCATCAGGGAGCCCTGAGCGCCAGCCACGCCCTGAGCGTGACCTTGCGGCGGAACCGCTATCGGCAGGCCCTGGACACCATGCAAGACCTGGGCATGGATACCTCCCAAGCCCTGGTCACCTGTGACTGGTCCACCCCGGCCGGACGGCGGACAGCACATGCCCTTGCTCGCCAAGGCATGCACTACGATGCCCTCTGCTGCATGAATGACGCCCTGGCCCTTGGCATCATCCGCGGCTTGGCTGAATGCGGACTGCGGGTGCCTGAGGATGTCGCGGTCACCGGTTTCGACGGGATTGAACCGGGAGCCTACTCCGTCCCCACCCTGACCACCGTGGCAGTGGATTTCACTGAGATGGCGCGGATGGCCATCTCCATGATGCTGGATCATGTGGGTCAGCAGGAGGGTCAGGAAGATTCGGACCGAACCCCTCGCAGAGTGATCGTGGGCTACCATCTGCTGGAGCGGGAATCCACCCTGGGAATCCATGTTGCAGACACGGTTCAAAGGGACCCGGGAACTCAGCCGAAATCCATATAG
- a CDS encoding extracellular solute-binding protein has product MEKETDDDNQGNHDEGPGRAVGAGRGGYSRRLWRGGGGFSTDDKGRPIVKILVVKNSNETKMADMTWAKELAADCGCSIQWHEVSDDAWGQQKNASLAAGEIDDLNIRAFNPDDAVRNPSAFEPLGDDLDKLPNVKRFFKEQPTARKFVTVDGKVRVLPSSRTKGFLASGQHLMINRVWLEKLGLKAPTTWDEMRTVMEAFKTRDPNGNGKADEIAFNPRALVTGKIGDWWSPFLMMNSTGIVTHFNSGPSQQGIYLRDGKVGNWMQTDQFRQVIAFYREMVERGWAPSDWVTAKGDKYNARNQSDGQTATVGMVFGWDDSALGSYGSAMAQQYESIPVPAADGVSADKVVWDGSREANRFEDYHMAMSANAANKDAALKVINLLYSEKYSIQQLYGSLTDEYLEKTGPHAYRVTDKFHQAQDAARIPALEDRLAGWIPDAVTVEGDRGMDHVAAVDKAYEEQYKHYDHERDMMPIYVRISEADQNTVANNNTALFNYAVPVVSNWLAKGGVQDDAAWRDFQSNLKKYQIDQNTTIWQKAYDKALKVK; this is encoded by the coding sequence ATGGAGAAGGAGACTGATGATGACAACCAAGGCAACCATGATGAAGGGCCTGGCCGTGCTGTCGGCGCTGGCCGTGGCGGGTACTCTCGCCGCCTGTGGCGGGGGGGGGGGGGCTTCTCCACCGATGACAAGGGACGGCCCATAGTCAAGATTCTTGTGGTGAAAAATTCCAATGAAACCAAGATGGCCGACATGACTTGGGCCAAGGAGCTGGCCGCCGACTGCGGCTGTTCCATTCAGTGGCACGAGGTCAGCGACGATGCCTGGGGACAGCAGAAGAATGCCTCACTGGCTGCTGGCGAGATCGACGATCTGAACATCAGGGCCTTCAACCCGGACGATGCCGTCCGCAACCCCTCGGCCTTCGAGCCCTTGGGCGATGACCTGGACAAGCTCCCCAATGTCAAGCGCTTCTTCAAGGAGCAGCCCACAGCCCGCAAGTTCGTCACTGTCGACGGCAAGGTTCGTGTTCTGCCATCCAGCCGCACCAAGGGGTTCCTGGCCTCGGGCCAGCATCTGATGATCAACCGCGTCTGGCTGGAAAAACTGGGGCTCAAGGCCCCCACCACCTGGGATGAGATGCGTACGGTCATGGAGGCTTTCAAGACCCGCGATCCCAACGGCAACGGCAAGGCCGACGAAATCGCCTTTAACCCGCGGGCCCTGGTCACCGGCAAGATCGGCGACTGGTGGAGCCCCTTCCTGATGATGAATTCGACCGGCATCGTCACCCATTTCAATTCAGGACCCTCGCAGCAGGGGATCTATCTGCGCGACGGGAAGGTCGGCAACTGGATGCAGACCGACCAGTTCCGTCAGGTCATCGCCTTCTACCGCGAGATGGTCGAGAGGGGATGGGCCCCCTCGGACTGGGTCACTGCCAAGGGAGACAAGTACAACGCCCGCAACCAATCTGACGGGCAGACCGCCACGGTGGGCATGGTCTTCGGCTGGGACGACTCTGCCCTGGGATCCTACGGGTCGGCCATGGCCCAGCAGTATGAGAGCATCCCGGTGCCCGCGGCCGACGGGGTTTCCGCCGACAAGGTGGTCTGGGACGGCTCGCGCGAGGCCAACCGCTTTGAGGACTACCACATGGCCATGTCCGCAAATGCGGCTAACAAGGATGCTGCGCTGAAGGTCATCAACCTGCTTTATTCCGAAAAGTACTCCATCCAGCAGCTCTATGGCTCCCTAACTGATGAGTACCTGGAGAAGACCGGACCGCACGCCTACCGTGTCACCGACAAGTTCCACCAGGCCCAGGACGCGGCCAGGATTCCGGCCCTGGAGGACCGGCTGGCCGGCTGGATTCCTGATGCGGTCACTGTCGAGGGCGACCGGGGCATGGACCATGTGGCTGCCGTGGACAAGGCCTATGAGGAGCAGTATAAGCACTACGACCACGAGCGGGACATGATGCCTATTTATGTGCGTATCAGCGAGGCAGATCAGAACACTGTGGCCAACAACAACACCGCCCTGTTCAACTACGCCGTGCCTGTGGTCTCCAACTGGCTGGCCAAAGGGGGCGTCCAGGATGATGCCGCTTGGCGGGACTTCCAGAGCAATCTGAAGAAGTATCAGATCGATCAGAACACCACGATCTGGCAGAAGGCCTACGACAAGGCCCTCAAGGTCAAGTAA
- a CDS encoding sugar ABC transporter permease: MQVVDNDKVRKTWPLHRRLAWHFRRYWQLWLMALPALGFTLLFAYVPMYGIQLAFRDFVPAKGLTGGRWVGLQYFRQFFQSPLFASTMINTFKISLGTLVLGFITPIILALLINQIGSQRIKGFAQTITYMPHFISTVVIVAMLNIFLTPNTGLVGRFLGKDNVLDSPGAVAPIYWISEVWQHCGWNAIIYLAALSSVDLSLYEAAKMDGAGRLQLIRYVDLPTIMPTCVVLLIMNMGSVLSVGFEKVWLMQNAMNLPGSEVISTYTFKIGIQSFQFSYGTAIGLFNTVINFVFLVGANWISKRVTDTSIF, translated from the coding sequence GTGCAGGTGGTGGATAACGACAAGGTGCGGAAAACCTGGCCTCTGCATAGGCGGCTGGCCTGGCATTTCCGACGATACTGGCAGCTCTGGCTCATGGCCCTGCCGGCCCTGGGCTTCACCCTGCTCTTTGCCTACGTGCCCATGTACGGCATCCAGCTGGCCTTCCGGGACTTTGTCCCCGCCAAGGGGCTGACCGGTGGCCGATGGGTGGGGCTGCAGTACTTCCGGCAGTTCTTCCAGTCGCCCCTCTTTGCCTCCACCATGATCAACACCTTCAAGATCAGCCTGGGGACGCTGGTCCTGGGGTTCATCACCCCTATCATTCTGGCCCTGCTGATCAACCAGATCGGCTCGCAGCGGATCAAGGGATTCGCCCAGACCATCACCTACATGCCTCACTTTATTTCCACTGTGGTCATCGTGGCCATGCTCAACATCTTCCTAACGCCTAATACCGGGCTGGTCGGCCGCTTCCTGGGCAAGGACAACGTCCTGGACAGCCCCGGCGCCGTGGCGCCCATCTACTGGATTAGCGAGGTCTGGCAACACTGCGGATGGAACGCCATCATCTATCTGGCGGCCCTGAGCTCGGTGGACCTGTCTCTTTACGAGGCGGCCAAGATGGACGGGGCAGGCCGGCTGCAGCTGATCCGCTACGTGGACCTGCCCACCATCATGCCCACCTGTGTGGTCCTCCTGATCATGAACATGGGCTCTGTGCTTTCGGTCGGCTTCGAAAAGGTCTGGCTGATGCAGAACGCCATGAACCTGCCGGGTTCCGAGGTCATATCCACCTATACTTTCAAGATCGGCATTCAATCTTTCCAATTCAGCTACGGAACGGCCATAGGCCTGTTCAACACGGTCATCAACTTCGTCTTCCTGGTCGGGGCCAACTGGATATCCAAGCGGGTCACCGACACCAGCATCTTCTGA